The Actinosynnema mirum DSM 43827 genomic interval TTCGCCCCGGTAACCCCTAGGATCGCCGCGTCACCTGCGTTGATCATGGGGGTAAGCGGTGCGCGCTGCGGTGTGGGTCCCGGACGGGCCGGACGAGGTCCTGGAGCGGTTGCACGCCCGGTACGCCCGGCCGCGCAGGCTCGTGCCGACCCCGCACGGGGTGTTCCTGCTCGGCCCCGCGCCCGAGGTCGAGGCCGAGGTGCCGGACGCGCTCAAGGTCGCGGCGGGCCGGGGGCGGTCGGCGGTCGGGTTCTCCTGGGAGGGCGACCGGGCCCGCGCCCACGCGTGGCTGAACCGGAGGCTCGTCTCCGGCGCGTTCGAGAACCCCGACGTCCTGCTCGCCGTCGCCGCCGCGCTCGGGATCGACGGGCTCACCGCGCGGCGGGCCGCCGAGGAGACCACCGGCGTGGGCATCGGGCAGTGGATCGGGTTCCTGGAGCGCGCCGGGTTCACCGCCGAGGGGCGGGCGCTGCGCTGGATCGCCGAGTCCGACGTCGACGTCCCCGCGCACCGGCGGCGCTGGTGGGAGCTGGCGGGGGAGCGGTCGACGACCCTGGTCGAGCCGGGCAGCAGGCCGTACTCGCCCACGGTCCTGGTTCTCTGCCTGGTCCTGTTCACCACGGCGCTGATCGGCGGTGGTGCGCTCGTGTGGGCCGAGCGCGACCACCCGATGGTCCTCCTCGGCTGCGCCGCCCTCCTCGCGACCGCAGGCGCCCTGTCCCAGCTCGTCGTCCTGGCGCCCCTCGCGGTGTCCCGCTCGCGCCGGACCGACCCGTTCCCGGTCAGCGACCCGCTCGACCTGCGCGCCCACCTCACCGCGCCGCCCGCGCCGGACCCCACCCCCGCGATCGCCCGCTACGAGGCCGAGCCCGACTACTTGCGCGGCGGGTCGTAGCGGTAGCCCATGCCGCGCGCCGCGCGGATCGGGGACTCGTCCGCCGACCAGTTCAGCTTGCGCCGCAACCGCATCACCGCGAACTTCACCCGCTCCGCGCCGATCCCGGTCGGGTCGTTCCACACCTTGTCCAGCAGCTGCCCCGGCGACAGCACCGCCCCCTTGTGCTGCACGAACACCGACAGCAGCCGGTACTCGGTGGCGTTGACGTCGACCTCCTCGCCGTTGACGTACACCCGCCGCGCCCGGTGGTCCATGCGCACCAGGCCGTCGTCGTACACCTCGGCCTTGCTCGCCGCCGTCGCCCCCTCGGCCCTGCGCAGGATCGCCTCGATCCTGGCCAGCAGCTCCTTCGCCGAGAACGGCTTGGTCAGGTAGTCGTCCGCGCCGCCGCGCAGGCCCCTGACCTTGTCGGCCTCCATGCCGTGCGCGGTCAGCAGCAGCACCGGCACGTCGCTCACGTCCCGGATGCGCTCCAGCACCATCCAGCCGTCCAGCACGGGGAGGCCGATGTCGAGCAGCACCAGCGACGGCTGCGACTCGTGCAGCTCCCGCAGCCCCTGCTTGCCGTCCGAGGCGACCCGCACCTCGTGCCCGGCCCGCTCCAGGTTCAGCCGCAGCGCCAGGGCGATGTCCGGCTCGTCCTCCACGACCAGCACGGTGCTCATGTCGCCTCCTCTGGCGTGGGCGCTCTCACCCGGTCGGTCCACAGTGGAGGGGCGCACCCGTCCGGATTGCCACGATACGAGCGAGCCCGCCACGTCCGTCCGGCGATCGAGCCGACCACGCCCTTTTTCACCGTTTCGAGTGGACACTGGTCCGCAAGGGGCACGCCGCGCCACGGCGTCGCACGATTCGCGGTGTGCTGTGCCGCGTATCGCGAGACGGGAGAGCCCATGGCGCAGGCGGTCGACCCGGCCGAGGTGGCCGCGGTGGTGCGCTCGGTCGTCCGCGCCGGTTACACCGGACGGGCTCCCGAGCAGGCGGTCCGCGTGCTGCTCGCCCTTCCCGGCGTGCTGTCGGCGATGGTGCGGGAGGACGGGCCGCCGTGGCGCGGCGACGTCGTGGTGCCGCTGGAGCGCGGCGGGGCGGTCGTGGTGCAGGCCGAGCCGGTCACCGAGCGGCTCCGGATCATCGCCGACGCGGTGGCCGCCGCCCTCGACGGGGTGGGACCGCCCGCGCGGGAGGTCGCGCTGCGCGACGCCATCGTGTCCCAGATGCCCTCGATGGTGGCGCTGTTCGACGCGAACGGGTACTTGCGCTGGAGCAACACCAGGAAGTGGATGGACGGGACGGCGCTGGTCTACGGCGAGCACGTCGCCGACACCGCCGCCGAGGGCGTGCACCCCGACGACCGGAACACCGTGCTGGACGCCATCCTCGGGCTGCACGCCGCCGACCCCGGCGGCACCGCCCGCGTGCAGGCGCGGGTGCGCGGGGCCGACGGCGGCTGGATCTTCGTGGACGTGATCGTGCTCGACCGGATCGACGACCCGGTCATCGGCGGGCTCGTCACGTTCTCCCGCGACATGACCGATTTGCACGACGCGCAGTACCACAGCCGGGTGACGAGCGCGCGGCTGTACATGCTGATCGACGCGCTGCGCGTCGGGGTGATCCTGCAGGACAACGACCGCAAGGTGCTGACCGTCAACACCACCGTGCTGGAGCTGCTGGACCTGGAGGGGGAGCCGCGCGAGCTGGTCGGGCTGACCGGCCGCGAGATGGGCCCGCGCCGCCGCAGGCCACCGGAGGACTACGAGCACCTGGACCGGTTGGCGATGCGCTGCGTCACCGCGACCGAGCCGGTCCACGCCTCTTCCGTGCCACTGGGCCCCGATCGGGTGCTGGAGGTGGACTTCCTCCAGGTGCGGGGGGAGAACGAGCTGTTCGGGCAGCTGTGGGTGCTGCGGGACGTGACGGACCAGGTGTCGCTGCGGCGGGCGCTGGAGACGCGCAACGCCGAGCTGTCCCGGCTGTCGGCGCTGAAGACCGAGTTCATCTCGACCATCTCGCACGAGCTGCGCACCCCGCTCACCGCGCTGACCTCGCTGACCCCGCTGCTGGTCGCCGACCGGCGGGACGGGGAGCGGCAGGTGGCGGAGGCGGTCGAGCGGAACGTGAACCGGATGGCCGGTCTGGTGGAGACGCTGCTGCTGCTCGCGAAGGTCGAGTCGCACAGCAAGGAGCTGGAGATCGCGTCCGTCGACCTGGACCGGCTGGTGCGGGACGGCGCGCACGCGGTCGAGGCGGCGGCGGAGGCCAGGGCGGTGCGGGTGCAGGTCGACACGCCGGTGCTGCCGACGCAGGCGCGCGGCGACGGCGAGCTGCTCTCGTGCATGACGTACCACGCGGTCGCGGCGGCGGTGGCGACCTCGCCGCCGTCGGCGTCGGTGCGGGTGACGTCGACGGTCGGCGGTCACGGGGAGTGGTCCATGGAGGTCACGGACGAGGTACCGCTAGGCGGGGCGGGCGGGAGGCTGTTCACGACGCTGCCGCGCGAGGGCGCGAGGTCGGGCGGGGATCAGCACACCGGGTCGGCGCTGGGGTTGGCGCTGGTCAGGGCGATCGCGGAGCGGCACGGCGGTGCGGTGTTCCTGACCCCGTCCCCCGAGGGCGGGACGACGGTGCGCATCGAGCTGCCCCTGGACGTGCGGGTCCCGGAAGGCAGGAAGCCCACCGAAGGGTGAAACACCACTTTCAGGGGTACCAGCCCGTACGTGTGGGGAGACCGGACTCTGTCGACGTCCACCGTGCGGGTGGACGAGTCGGTGGTGGTGCTGCGCGTGCGCGGCGGCGTGGACGTGGCCACGGCGCCAGTCCTGCGCGAGGCCCTGGAGGCCGCGCGGGCGGACGTGGTCGTGGTGGACCTGACGGGCGTGGACTTCTTCACGTCCTGGGGAATCGAACCCCTGGTCCAGTCCCACGACCGCCTGCTGGACCGAGCCGGGGCGCTGCACCTGGTGGTGACCAGGCAGATCCGGCGGGTGCTGAGCTCGGTGGGGCTGCACCACGTGCTGCAGATGCACGGGAGCGCGGAGGCGGCGCTCGCGGCGGTGGCCGAGGCGGACGAGTGGGGGTAGGGCGGGTGGCTCGGGTGCGGGCTCGGGCTTGAGTTCGGATGCCGGCACCGGCACCGATTCGGGCGCTGGGTCGGGCGCTGGCTGGAACTCGGGCGAAGACGCATTAGGGCCGATGGGGGCGGGGCGAGAGCGCTCTCATCAGAACGCCCTCTCCGCAGCACTGCCCACCCAACCGGTGACTCGCCCTGCCCGCCGCCCCGGCCCGGCAGCCTGCCGGCCAGCCCTGCCCAGCCAGCCCGCTTGCTCTGCCTGCCCGCCCACCGGCCTGGCCTGCCCGCCCGCCTGCCCGCCTGCCTGGCCTGCCTGCCTGCCTGGCCTGCCTGGCCTGCCTGCCTGCCTGGCCTGCCTGGCCTGCCTGCCTGCCTGGCCTGCCTGGCCTGCCTGCCTGCCTGGCCTGCCTGGCCTGCCTGCCTGCCTGGCCTGCCTGGCCTGCCTGGCCTGCCTGCCTGGCCTGCCTGGCCTGCCCGCCCGCCTGGCCTGCCTGGCCTGCCCGCCCGCCTGGCCTGCCTGGCCTGCCCGCCCGCCTGGCCTGCCTGCCTGCTGGCCAGCCCTGCCCAGCCAGCCCGCTTGCTCTGCCTACCCGCCCACCGGCCTGGCCTGCCCGCCCGCCTGTCCGCCTGCCCGCCCGCCTGCCCGCCTGCCCGCCTGCCCGCCTGCCCGCCCGCCCGCCTGCCCGCCTGCCCGCCTGGCCGGCCTGCCCGCCCACCGGCCTGCCCACCCGCCTACCTGGCCTGGCCAGCCCGCTGTTGGGGTGAGAGTCCGGTGGCGTGGGCTAGTCGGGGCGGAGAGCGCTCCCATTGGAGGTGCCCTTAGGGGTGTCTCCTTCTACGTGCCTGCCGCCTAATCGTGCCGCCTGGCAATCGCGCCGCCCGGTGGGCAAGCTGCCTGGTGACTGTGCCGACTGGCGACCGTGCTGTTCGGCGCTCTTCGGTGAACGGGCCGCTCATCAGGTGCGTCGAACCGCTCGAACACGCCGCAGCGGGCCGGGGGAGTTCCCCGACCCGCCGCGTCATCGGTCAGCTGTCATCGGTCAGCTGTCGCCGGTCAGCCGGCGCCGACCGCCCCCATCACCGCGCCGAGTGCAGCTCCGCCACCTCGGCCCCGGTCAGGGCCTTGCCGAACGCCTGGACCTGGTCCACCTTCCCCTTCCAGAAGTCCACGTTCCCGCCCGCGTACTTCGCCCTCCCGATCGACAGCGGCCCCGTGCTCAGGTGCGGCTCGCCCGCCTGCGTGGTTCCCGCCAAAGCGCCGTCCACGTACAGCCGGAACTCCGCCTTCGCCGCGTCGTGCACGCCCACCAGGTGGTACCACCTGCCCGCCTCCGGGGTCACCGGCTGCGACACCGCGCGGTGGCCGCCCGGACCGCTGAAGGCGAAGCCGCCCTGGCCGTACTGGAGGTAGAACGGGTTCTCGCGCCTGCGGCCGTCCTGGCTCACCGCGGTCACCCAGTTGGTTGGCACTCCGTCCAGGGTCACCCAGGCGGAGATCGTGTAGTCGGCCCTGGTGTCCACCACCGGGGTCCTCGTCTGCGCGTACTGGTTCGAGCCGGTGAACGACAGCGCCGTCCCGCGCAGGCCCTCCGCCCACGTCGCCCCGGTCACGGACAGGTCGCTGCCGCCACCCGAGGTGTCCCGGCCCACCGCGCCCTGGCCCTCGTCAAGAGACCACGTGCCCTTGGCGGGGTAGCGGTACGTGCCTGCCGCGGCACCGGCCTCGATCACCTTCCGGTTGATCTCGCGCACCGGACCCGGATCGACCTTGATCTCCCGCCGGTCGTACGTCCACAACCCGTTCAGCTCGGTCTCCAGGTCCGTGACCTGCGTGTACACCGACCCCGACAGCTCGGCGCCCGCCGCCTGGAGGTAGTGCTGCTCGGTGTTCGACACGTACTTCGCGGTCAGCTCCGCCTTGCTCGCCACCCCGCTGTAGATCGCGGTCGGCGCGCCCGGCCACTGGTGGCCCGGCGTGCGCAGCGTGAAACCGCCGTGCTCGCCGTCCATCGCCACCCGCGTCGCGTCCGGCCACGGCGGCGAGTCGTTGTTGTAGTCGTGGTGGTCGATCACGTCGCCCTTGCCGGAGTCGCCCTTCGACGCGCAGCAGTTCACGCCGCTGTGCGCGTTCACCACCCGCGACGGGTCCGAGGCCTGGACGCGCTCGGTGATGCGACCGGTCTCCTCCCGGTCCCACTCACCCCAACCCTCGTTGAACACGATCCAGCCGATCACCGAGGGTGA includes:
- a CDS encoding sensor histidine kinase, with the protein product MAQAVDPAEVAAVVRSVVRAGYTGRAPEQAVRVLLALPGVLSAMVREDGPPWRGDVVVPLERGGAVVVQAEPVTERLRIIADAVAAALDGVGPPAREVALRDAIVSQMPSMVALFDANGYLRWSNTRKWMDGTALVYGEHVADTAAEGVHPDDRNTVLDAILGLHAADPGGTARVQARVRGADGGWIFVDVIVLDRIDDPVIGGLVTFSRDMTDLHDAQYHSRVTSARLYMLIDALRVGVILQDNDRKVLTVNTTVLELLDLEGEPRELVGLTGREMGPRRRRPPEDYEHLDRLAMRCVTATEPVHASSVPLGPDRVLEVDFLQVRGENELFGQLWVLRDVTDQVSLRRALETRNAELSRLSALKTEFISTISHELRTPLTALTSLTPLLVADRRDGERQVAEAVERNVNRMAGLVETLLLLAKVESHSKELEIASVDLDRLVRDGAHAVEAAAEARAVRVQVDTPVLPTQARGDGELLSCMTYHAVAAAVATSPPSASVRVTSTVGGHGEWSMEVTDEVPLGGAGGRLFTTLPREGARSGGDQHTGSALGLALVRAIAERHGGAVFLTPSPEGGTTVRIELPLDVRVPEGRKPTEG
- a CDS encoding STAS domain-containing protein, which gives rise to MWGDRTLSTSTVRVDESVVVLRVRGGVDVATAPVLREALEAARADVVVVDLTGVDFFTSWGIEPLVQSHDRLLDRAGALHLVVTRQIRRVLSSVGLHHVLQMHGSAEAALAAVAEADEWG
- a CDS encoding response regulator transcription factor codes for the protein MSTVLVVEDEPDIALALRLNLERAGHEVRVASDGKQGLRELHESQPSLVLLDIGLPVLDGWMVLERIRDVSDVPVLLLTAHGMEADKVRGLRGGADDYLTKPFSAKELLARIEAILRRAEGATAASKAEVYDDGLVRMDHRARRVYVNGEEVDVNATEYRLLSVFVQHKGAVLSPGQLLDKVWNDPTGIGAERVKFAVMRLRRKLNWSADESPIRAARGMGYRYDPPRK